The window ctaaccatcatccatccaataaccaagccaccaatcaaaatacttaccatcaaccctcaacatctcacaaccaaccaatctcataagactctcagaggatcaccaatttggagctcttaatggagaaaataataaagcaccaagagatgacaacaaagaaccaggaagcttccatgaagaatatggagagACAGATTGGACAACTTTCCAAGCAAATTGCTATTGAAACGTcatcaagctcattaccaagcgacaccattcctaattaaaagaaaagtgcaAAGCTATACAGTTACGGAGTGGAAAAATATTGGTGGACAacaaagaagcaaccaagaaaGCTATGGACATCAACAAAGAGCCAACAGAGAAAGAGGGAGCCAGCAATAAGGACATGACAGCAAAAATGTCCCAGAGAAGCTCAAAGAGAAGGACAGCCAGCCACACAATTCAAGGGGAGAAAAGGAGGAACAAACCCAAGGACAGCAGCAAGCAGAGAAGAGCtttacacctccactgccatatccccaaagaTTCAACAAAGAAGCAAAGGATCAAtactttcataagttccttgagactttcaagaagttggagataaacATTCCACTGGCTGAGGCACTAGAGCAGATGCCTTTATATGCAAAATTCTTGAAGGATCTcattaacaagaagagaagttggcacgAGAAAGAAACTAtaatgctcactgaagaatgcagggcATTAATTCAAAAAGGGCTTACACCCAAACT is drawn from Arachis ipaensis cultivar K30076 unplaced genomic scaffold, Araip1.1 Aipa1087, whole genome shotgun sequence and contains these coding sequences:
- the LOC107624613 gene encoding uncharacterized protein LOC107624613, translated to MFTEWDKLQNFYEGLTLKAQEALDYSAGGSLQLMKTAEEAQNFIDMLKEKDSQPHNSRGEKEEQTQGQQQAEKSFTPPLPYPQRFNKEAKDQYFHKFLETFKKLEINIPLAEALEQMPLYAKFLKDLINKKRSWHEKETIMLTEECRALIQKGLTPKLEDPRSFLLPCTIGSMIINKAMRDLGASINLMPSSLVRKLCIEEVKPIQMSLELVD